The Pontibacter pudoricolor genome contains a region encoding:
- a CDS encoding isochorismate synthase → MADIAPDTTNSGTDSIVYSLEQVVHAALALGLPVAAWRLPLATETTVCISFDKDLQISQPALESSPYGFVFSPFVVEEQPSIFIKADVVYSSETGQIRFSAAVTEAQKQEFIVTLEQPQTTNYSWHLHASETINQQTETGFKSAVTEAIETINQGQMEKVVLSRTALEPLPSSFNLVAAYSLVLQSYPGAFVSLVSVPEVGTWLGASPEILVTIDPQNIFRTVALAGTQPALGDEPVGNAIWRQKEIEEQGMVERYILSCFKKLRLREYTEVGPRTIVAGNLMHLRTDFSVDLKEVDFPTLGTDMLELLHPTSAVCGLPKEPALNFILQHEGYNRSYYSGYLGPVNSPDGTHLYVNLRCMQLLKDEAILYAGAGITGESDAEKEWQETQHKMQTMHKILSQFNFG, encoded by the coding sequence ATGGCAGATATTGCCCCAGACACTACAAATTCGGGAACCGATTCTATAGTTTATAGTTTAGAGCAGGTTGTACATGCCGCCCTTGCCTTAGGCTTACCTGTAGCCGCCTGGCGATTACCTTTAGCTACAGAAACCACCGTTTGCATCTCTTTTGATAAAGATTTACAAATCAGCCAGCCTGCTCTGGAAAGTAGTCCTTACGGTTTTGTTTTCAGTCCGTTTGTAGTTGAAGAGCAGCCTTCCATTTTCATTAAAGCGGATGTAGTTTATAGTTCAGAAACAGGTCAGATCCGGTTTTCGGCAGCTGTAACAGAAGCTCAGAAGCAGGAATTTATAGTTACGCTGGAGCAACCTCAAACAACAAACTATAGCTGGCACCTGCACGCCTCTGAAACTATAAACCAGCAAACCGAAACCGGTTTTAAAAGCGCCGTTACAGAAGCCATTGAAACTATAAACCAAGGCCAGATGGAAAAGGTAGTGCTGTCGCGCACGGCTTTAGAACCACTGCCTTCCAGCTTTAACCTGGTCGCTGCCTATAGTTTGGTGCTGCAATCTTACCCAGGAGCTTTTGTATCATTGGTTTCGGTACCGGAAGTTGGTACGTGGCTGGGAGCTTCGCCGGAGATACTGGTAACGATAGATCCTCAGAACATATTCAGAACAGTAGCTTTGGCCGGAACACAACCTGCCTTGGGTGACGAACCGGTGGGCAATGCGATCTGGCGGCAAAAGGAAATTGAAGAACAGGGCATGGTGGAGCGCTACATTCTGAGCTGCTTTAAAAAACTGCGCCTGCGAGAATACACCGAAGTTGGCCCAAGAACTATAGTTGCCGGAAACCTGATGCACCTGCGCACTGATTTTAGCGTGGATCTGAAGGAAGTGGATTTCCCGACGCTTGGTACGGATATGCTGGAACTGCTCCACCCTACATCGGCGGTCTGCGGTTTGCCAAAAGAGCCTGCCCTAAACTTTATTTTGCAGCACGAGGGCTACAACCGAAGCTACTACAGCGGCTACCTGGGCCCGGTAAACAGCCCCGATGGCACACATCTATATGTAAACCTGCGCTGTATGCAATTGCTCAAAGACGAGGCTATACTTTACGCAGGCGCTGGCATTACTGGCGAATCAGATGCTGAAAAAGAATGGCAGGAAACACAGCATAAAATGCAGACGATGCATAAAATTCTTTCACAATTTAATTTTGGATAA
- a CDS encoding pyruvate dehydrogenase complex dihydrolipoamide acetyltransferase — protein MAEVIKMPKMSDTMTEGVIASWLVKVGDKVSSGDVLAEVETDKATMELESYNDGVLLYIGPKKGESVPIDAVIAIIGKEGEDISGLLNEAGGSAQPAETAKAEAPKEEKKEEAKPAAAKQEAPAAKTSVDTSNIKASVIRMPKMSDTMTEGVLVSWLKKVGDKVKSGDVLAEVETDKATMELESYEDGTLLYTGVNAGDSVAIDAIIAIIGEEGADYNALLEGGASDNKGTADKQERQENAQTDEAIEAGVDAVTSDKVESTTVPAQGAETEGTTAEGGRIKASPLAKKIAQEKGINLAQVKGTGEGGRIVQRDIENFKPGAAPAQQAAPAAKPAAAPAATVPGIPANSYEDVNVSQMRKVIARRLSESKFSAPHFYLTMEIDMDKAMEARASINEVSPVKVSFNDLVIKAAAAALRQHPAVNSSWLGDKIRYNKQINIGVAVAVEEGLLVPVVRNADYKSLSTIAAEVKDLGGKAKNKKLQPSDWEGNTFTISNLGMFGIEEFTAIINSPDACIMAVGAIKQTPVVKNGNIQIGNVMKVTLSCDHRVVDGAVGSAFLQTFKNLLENPVRILV, from the coding sequence ATGGCTGAAGTAATAAAAATGCCTAAGATGAGTGACACGATGACCGAAGGGGTGATCGCATCTTGGCTTGTTAAGGTTGGTGATAAAGTAAGTTCCGGTGATGTGCTGGCTGAAGTAGAAACCGATAAGGCAACTATGGAGCTGGAGTCTTACAACGATGGCGTACTGCTTTACATTGGTCCTAAAAAAGGCGAATCTGTTCCTATTGATGCAGTTATAGCTATTATTGGTAAAGAAGGTGAAGATATTTCGGGCTTACTGAACGAAGCAGGCGGAAGCGCTCAGCCAGCTGAAACTGCAAAAGCTGAAGCCCCGAAGGAAGAGAAAAAAGAAGAAGCAAAACCTGCTGCAGCCAAACAGGAAGCACCGGCTGCTAAAACCTCCGTTGATACCAGCAACATCAAGGCATCTGTTATCAGAATGCCAAAAATGAGCGATACCATGACGGAAGGCGTGTTGGTTAGCTGGCTGAAAAAAGTAGGCGATAAAGTAAAGTCAGGTGATGTTCTGGCAGAAGTAGAAACCGATAAGGCTACGATGGAGCTGGAATCTTACGAAGATGGTACTTTACTTTACACCGGCGTAAATGCCGGCGATTCTGTAGCCATTGATGCCATTATCGCGATCATTGGCGAAGAAGGCGCTGACTACAACGCCCTGCTGGAAGGTGGCGCATCTGATAACAAAGGTACTGCTGACAAACAGGAGCGTCAGGAAAACGCACAGACGGATGAAGCTATTGAAGCCGGTGTGGATGCCGTTACTTCGGATAAAGTAGAGAGCACAACTGTACCGGCACAAGGCGCTGAAACAGAAGGTACAACTGCTGAAGGTGGCCGTATTAAAGCTTCTCCGCTGGCTAAGAAAATAGCTCAGGAGAAAGGCATTAACCTGGCACAGGTAAAAGGTACCGGCGAAGGCGGACGTATCGTTCAGCGTGATATAGAGAACTTTAAGCCAGGCGCCGCACCTGCACAACAGGCTGCTCCGGCTGCTAAACCTGCCGCTGCACCAGCTGCAACTGTACCGGGTATCCCTGCCAATTCTTATGAAGATGTGAACGTTTCGCAGATGCGTAAGGTAATTGCCCGTCGTCTGTCTGAAAGCAAGTTCTCTGCACCGCACTTCTATCTGACCATGGAAATTGACATGGATAAGGCAATGGAAGCACGTGCCAGCATCAATGAAGTGTCTCCGGTTAAGGTATCGTTTAACGACCTGGTGATAAAAGCTGCTGCTGCTGCATTGCGCCAGCACCCTGCGGTTAACTCGTCGTGGTTAGGCGATAAGATCCGTTATAACAAGCAGATTAATATTGGTGTAGCCGTTGCAGTTGAGGAGGGATTATTAGTACCAGTTGTGCGCAACGCCGACTATAAATCGTTGTCAACTATAGCTGCCGAAGTAAAAGACCTGGGTGGCAAAGCGAAGAACAAAAAATTGCAGCCATCTGACTGGGAGGGCAACACGTTCACCATCTCTAACCTGGGCATGTTCGGTATCGAAGAGTTTACCGCTATCATCAACTCCCCGGATGCCTGCATTATGGCCGTTGGCGCTATCAAGCAGACGCCGGTTGTGAAGAACGGTAATATCCAGATCGGCAACGTGATGAAAGTTACGCTTTCTTGCGACCACCGCGTAGTAGATGGTGCCGTTGGCTCAGCGTTCCTGCAGACGTTTAAGAACCTGTTGGAGAACCCGGTAAGAATACTGGTGTAA
- a CDS encoding PaaI family thioesterase: MDKNNSTLERVKEWNKNTMVEHLGIEVTEAGEGYLIGKMPVDFRTHQPMGLLHGGASVVLAETLASIGAALQVDLTKKACVGLEINANHIRGVKEGWVYGKATVLHNGRSTQVWETKITNEAGDLVCISRMTVAVIDKK; this comes from the coding sequence ATGGATAAAAATAATAGTACGTTAGAGCGCGTAAAGGAGTGGAATAAAAATACCATGGTTGAGCACCTGGGTATTGAAGTGACAGAAGCCGGCGAAGGATATTTAATAGGTAAGATGCCTGTCGATTTCCGTACGCACCAGCCCATGGGTTTGCTGCATGGTGGCGCTTCGGTGGTACTTGCCGAAACGCTGGCAAGCATAGGCGCTGCGCTTCAGGTTGATCTAACAAAGAAGGCTTGTGTTGGTTTAGAGATAAACGCAAACCACATACGCGGCGTGAAAGAAGGCTGGGTTTACGGCAAAGCAACTGTTTTGCACAATGGCCGCAGCACGCAGGTATGGGAAACTAAAATTACAAACGAAGCCGGCGACCTGGTGTGCATCAGCCGCATGACGGTGGCTGTGATCGACAAAAAATAA
- a CDS encoding histidine phosphatase family protein, with the protein MSIKKVYLIRHGQTDYNVQCIVQGSGVDSHLNNEGQQQANLFFQHYKHIPFHKVYTSALQRSIESVQGFLDLGIPHEAHAGLNEINWGTREGTRITPEEDAYYHNILQTWTNGDTGVCIEGGESPDLVAARQVSVIETILSRPEEETILICMHGRAMRILLCQLLKYPLRCMDQFEHQNLCLYQLDYTGSMFTVKKYCDTAHLHLTKLPDQTITAPHEQFR; encoded by the coding sequence TTGAGTATCAAAAAAGTATACCTTATCCGCCACGGGCAAACAGATTACAACGTGCAGTGCATTGTGCAGGGCAGCGGTGTGGATTCGCATTTGAACAACGAAGGCCAGCAGCAGGCCAACCTGTTTTTCCAGCACTATAAACACATCCCTTTCCATAAAGTTTATACCTCCGCACTCCAGCGCAGCATAGAATCGGTGCAGGGCTTCCTGGATCTGGGCATACCACACGAAGCACACGCCGGCCTGAATGAGATAAACTGGGGCACCCGCGAAGGCACCCGCATTACACCCGAAGAAGATGCCTATTACCATAACATCCTGCAAACATGGACTAACGGCGATACCGGTGTTTGTATAGAAGGCGGTGAAAGCCCGGACCTGGTGGCTGCCAGGCAGGTTTCGGTGATAGAAACGATACTGAGCCGGCCCGAAGAAGAAACAATCCTGATTTGTATGCACGGCCGTGCCATGCGCATATTATTGTGCCAGTTGCTAAAGTACCCGCTCCGCTGCATGGACCAGTTCGAACACCAGAACCTGTGCCTCTACCAGCTCGATTATACGGGCAGTATGTTCACTGTAAAAAAGTATTGCGACACAGCGCATCTGCACCTAACTAAACTGCCAGACCAAACTATAACAGCCCCGCACGAACAATTTAGGTAG
- the glgP gene encoding alpha-glucan family phosphorylase, protein MTQYNRWYHPYDIDEKYNKRVAYFSMEYGIDQAFKIYSGGLGFLAGSHMRSAHDLRQNMIGIGMLWKYGYYDQVRHDDQSMRAQFQKKFYTFLEETDITVSVAVNGHQVKVKALVLKPEVFGTVPMYFLTTDIPENDYLAQTITHRLYDPEMSTRIAQSIVLGIGGGKVVEALGGADVYHMNEAHALPLSFWLLDKYRSVEKVREHMVFTTHTPEKAGNEEHDINFLDRMSFFNGTPLEEVRKLTHMDGHLFNHTLAALRLSKVANGVSQLHGEVARQMWNEKHGICEIKAITNAQHANYWTDDDLWDALQTGNDNALVVRKKEMKHLLFKIVSDQTGKLFSPEVLTIVWARRFAAYKRADLLVRDFERFLQIINNNERPVQVIWAGKPYPFDEGAVNTFNKLVNLSEKQPNMAVLSGYEMELSRKLKQGSDVWLNTPRRPREASGTSGMTASMNGSINFSIQDGWLPEYARHGENSFILPIVDTNLPEHLQDSEDHKNLMHILEHEIVPAYYHDRGKWLSIMKQSMFDVLPFFGSDRMAHEYYEKLYSY, encoded by the coding sequence ATGACACAATATAACAGGTGGTACCACCCGTACGATATTGACGAAAAATACAATAAGAGAGTAGCCTACTTCAGCATGGAGTACGGTATAGATCAGGCCTTTAAGATCTATTCCGGAGGGCTCGGTTTTCTGGCTGGTTCGCATATGCGCAGTGCCCATGATCTGCGCCAGAACATGATCGGTATCGGAATGCTCTGGAAATATGGGTATTACGACCAGGTGCGCCACGACGACCAAAGTATGCGGGCCCAGTTTCAGAAGAAATTCTATACGTTCCTGGAAGAAACCGACATCACTGTTTCTGTTGCTGTTAACGGCCACCAGGTAAAAGTAAAGGCGCTTGTGCTTAAACCGGAGGTGTTTGGCACTGTGCCTATGTATTTCCTGACCACCGATATTCCTGAAAATGATTACCTGGCCCAAACAATAACGCACAGGTTATACGACCCCGAAATGAGCACCCGCATTGCCCAGAGTATTGTGCTGGGTATAGGTGGTGGTAAAGTGGTGGAAGCGCTTGGCGGAGCAGATGTTTACCACATGAACGAAGCGCATGCCCTTCCGCTATCTTTCTGGTTGCTTGATAAATACAGAAGCGTGGAAAAAGTGCGCGAGCACATGGTGTTCACAACGCATACCCCGGAAAAAGCCGGTAACGAAGAGCACGACATCAACTTCCTGGACAGGATGAGCTTCTTTAATGGGACTCCGCTGGAAGAAGTGCGAAAGTTAACCCACATGGACGGCCATTTATTTAACCATACGCTGGCTGCCCTGCGCCTTTCAAAAGTAGCTAATGGGGTGTCGCAGTTGCATGGCGAGGTAGCCCGGCAGATGTGGAATGAGAAGCACGGAATCTGCGAAATAAAAGCTATTACCAACGCACAGCATGCCAATTACTGGACCGATGATGACCTTTGGGATGCCCTGCAGACTGGTAACGACAATGCCCTGGTTGTGCGCAAAAAGGAAATGAAACACCTGCTCTTTAAGATTGTATCTGACCAGACTGGCAAGCTGTTCAGCCCTGAAGTGTTAACTATAGTTTGGGCCCGGCGCTTTGCCGCTTATAAACGCGCCGATCTCCTGGTCCGTGATTTTGAGCGCTTCCTGCAGATAATCAATAATAACGAGCGTCCGGTGCAGGTGATATGGGCCGGCAAGCCTTACCCTTTTGATGAAGGAGCGGTAAATACCTTTAACAAGCTGGTAAACCTGTCGGAGAAACAGCCGAACATGGCCGTTTTGTCTGGTTATGAAATGGAGCTTTCGCGCAAACTGAAGCAGGGTTCTGATGTTTGGCTTAACACGCCACGTCGTCCGCGCGAAGCATCAGGCACCAGCGGCATGACCGCATCTATGAATGGATCGATAAACTTTTCGATTCAGGATGGCTGGTTGCCGGAGTATGCCCGCCACGGCGAAAACAGCTTTATCCTGCCCATAGTAGATACCAATCTGCCGGAGCATCTGCAGGATTCAGAAGACCATAAAAACCTGATGCATATTCTGGAGCACGAGATCGTTCCTGCTTATTATCATGATCGGGGTAAATGGCTCAGCATTATGAAGCAAAGTATGTTTGATGTGTTGCCGTTCTTCGGTTCTGACCGTATGGCGCATGAGTATTACGAGAAACTTTATAGTTATTAA
- the menD gene encoding 2-succinyl-5-enolpyruvyl-6-hydroxy-3-cyclohexene-1-carboxylic-acid synthase, translating into MILQPVVNIAEICARKGVENVVLSPGSRCAPLTIAFARHPKLNVRTISDERAAAFIALGMALTTGKPTVLICTSGTAALNYAPAVAEAFFQQVPLLILTADRPPEWIDQLDGQTIRQQNVFGQHIKNSYTFPADLTHKDSIWHSERMVSEALNETIAYPAGPVHINIPLREPFYPAPGEDLVYDTDVKIIEEDLPDYSLSEKQVAQLQQEISNYSRILIVAGQQNHTSELQPVLQQFAEKSSALIVGDLIANLHELPGTIRHQDAILACPDPEKLTNLQPDLLITFGKSVISKALKLYLRKYKPKAHWHIQPAGQVADTFQSLTRILRCSPEAFFETLTAAKNKTNYSSNWTEIESKAATFLKSHTSEAAFSELSAVAQILDSLPVQSNLHLANSMAVRYANIVGLEAGKDIEVYANRGTSGIDGSNSTTVGCALTSNSITTLLTGDMAFFYDRNGLWHNYLPANLRIVILNNHAGGIFRLIDGPKQQPELEEFFETKQALDAANTARDFGMNYTACSSLEELEQAMPAFFALESGAGILEIFTESKANAAAFADYKQALLKAL; encoded by the coding sequence GTGATCCTACAGCCAGTTGTTAATATAGCCGAGATCTGCGCCCGCAAGGGAGTGGAAAATGTGGTGTTGTCGCCAGGCTCCCGTTGCGCGCCGTTAACTATAGCTTTTGCCCGCCACCCAAAATTGAACGTGCGAACTATAAGCGATGAGCGTGCCGCTGCTTTCATTGCCCTGGGGATGGCTTTAACAACCGGAAAACCAACTGTGCTGATCTGTACATCCGGTACTGCTGCATTAAACTATGCGCCAGCCGTTGCCGAAGCATTCTTTCAGCAAGTGCCGCTGCTCATTCTTACTGCCGACCGTCCACCGGAATGGATAGACCAACTGGACGGACAAACGATACGGCAACAGAACGTATTTGGCCAGCACATTAAAAACAGCTATACTTTTCCGGCAGATCTCACGCACAAAGACAGTATCTGGCACAGTGAACGCATGGTGTCTGAGGCGTTGAATGAAACGATAGCTTACCCAGCCGGTCCGGTGCATATAAACATTCCGTTACGCGAGCCCTTCTACCCTGCTCCCGGCGAGGACCTGGTATATGACACGGATGTAAAGATCATTGAAGAAGACCTGCCAGACTATAGTTTAAGCGAAAAACAGGTTGCGCAACTCCAGCAGGAAATCAGCAACTATAGCCGCATTCTTATAGTTGCCGGGCAGCAGAACCATACATCAGAACTACAGCCGGTTTTACAGCAATTCGCTGAGAAAAGCAGTGCCCTTATAGTAGGTGACCTTATCGCAAACCTGCACGAACTGCCTGGAACTATACGTCACCAGGATGCGATACTCGCCTGCCCTGATCCGGAGAAGTTGACCAACTTACAACCGGATCTGCTGATCACATTTGGCAAATCGGTTATTTCGAAGGCGCTGAAGTTATACCTGCGCAAGTACAAACCAAAAGCGCACTGGCACATACAGCCTGCCGGCCAGGTGGCAGATACTTTTCAATCTCTCACGCGTATTCTCCGCTGCTCTCCGGAAGCTTTTTTTGAAACTCTAACTGCCGCTAAAAACAAAACAAACTATAGTTCTAACTGGACTGAGATTGAAAGTAAAGCCGCCACGTTTCTAAAAAGTCATACGTCCGAAGCTGCTTTCAGCGAATTATCTGCTGTTGCGCAAATTTTGGATAGTTTACCTGTACAAAGCAACCTGCACTTAGCTAACAGTATGGCCGTGCGGTATGCCAATATAGTTGGGCTGGAAGCTGGAAAAGACATAGAAGTATATGCTAACCGCGGTACCAGCGGAATTGATGGCAGCAACAGCACAACCGTGGGTTGCGCCCTCACAAGCAATAGCATAACTACGTTGCTAACCGGCGACATGGCTTTTTTCTACGACCGGAACGGTTTATGGCATAATTATCTGCCTGCTAACCTGCGCATCGTTATTTTAAACAACCATGCCGGCGGCATTTTCAGGCTGATAGACGGCCCTAAACAGCAACCGGAATTAGAGGAGTTCTTTGAGACCAAACAGGCTTTGGATGCTGCCAACACAGCACGGGATTTCGGTATGAACTATACTGCTTGTAGCTCTTTGGAAGAATTAGAGCAAGCGATGCCAGCATTTTTTGCTTTAGAGTCCGGTGCCGGTATTCTTGAGATCTTTACTGAGAGCAAAGCTAACGCTGCTGCTTTCGCGGATTATAAACAGGCGTTATTGAAAGCATTGTAG